One window of Papaver somniferum cultivar HN1 chromosome 9, ASM357369v1, whole genome shotgun sequence genomic DNA carries:
- the LOC113308047 gene encoding uncharacterized protein LOC113308047 → MRYEEDIQKMRRSFDTELTEIKEEFRKQFKEQSKKIDALFMMSVSTLHDFQRTFEQQKHDIEAKERRIKELTMSLERRDVEIHQLKKQRKLQVPEGPEPHHPPSELNKLQVPEGPEHHHPPSEVNKLEVPEGPEPPHPPSEVNKPQVPEGPEPHHPPSEGKKDKALLDLPGWLRFRFPGNTGSGRS, encoded by the exons ATGCGGTACGAGGAGGACATTCAAAAGATGCGTAGATCCTTTGACACGGAACTCACTGAG ATAAAAGAAGAATTTCGGAAGCAGTTCAAGGAGCAGagtaagaaaatagatgcattATTTATGATGAGTGTTAGCACTCTACACGACTTCCAGAGGACATTTGAGCAGCAAAAGCATGACATTGAAGCTAAAGAGAGGAGGATTAAGGAGCTGACTATGTCACTAGAGAGACGAGATGTGGAGATTCACCAGCTGAAGAAACAGAGGAAGCTACAGGTCCCTGAAGGGCCTGAACCTCACCATCCCCCATCAGAGTTAAACAAGCTACAGGTCCCTGAAGGGCCTGAACATCATCATCCCCCATCAGAGGTAAACAAGCTAGAGGTCCCTGAAGGGCCTGAACCTCCCCATCCCCCATCAGAGGTAAACAAGCCACAGGTCCCTGAAGGGCCTGAACCTCATCATCCCCCATCAGAG GGCAAGAAAGATAAGGCCTTGCTTGATTTACCTGGGTGGCTAAGATTTCGTTTCCCAGGAAATACAGGTAGTGGAAGATCCTGA
- the LOC113310772 gene encoding histone H4 encodes MSGRGKGGKGLGKGGAKRHRKVLRDNIQGITKPAIRRLARRGGVKRISGLIYEETRGVLKIFLENVIRDAVTYTEHARRKTVTAMDVVYALKRQGRTLYGFGG; translated from the coding sequence ATGTCAGGAAGAGGAAAAGGAGGAAAGGGTTTGGGAAAGGGAGGAGCAAAGAGACACAGGAAGGTGTTGAGAGATAATATCCAGGGAATCACTAAACCAGCCATCAGAAGATTAGCAAGAAGAGGTGGTGTCAAGCGTATCAGTGGTTTGATTTATGAAGAGACTCGTGGTGTTCTTAAGATCTTTCTTGAGAATGTGATCCGTGATGCTGTTACCTACACTGAACACGCTAGGAGGAAGACTGTCACTGCTATGGATGTTGTCTATGCTCTCAAGAGACAAGGAAGAACTCTCTATGGATTTGGGGGTTAG